From Rhodovastum atsumiense, a single genomic window includes:
- a CDS encoding PAS domain-containing protein — protein sequence MLPGAAALLLGLGTLLALRLQLHAGSEALATIGEAGDPALAQVLRDATRAHGQATQLAGLAGLGSLGLMLLALLATDRSARAHRRAMAALAGNESRLRLATEAAELGTWELDLIAGHGTRSPASVALLGGAPARFTAAGWAEAIDPRDRPDAAATWARALADGLPFEMTFRPAAHAAGTEERWLVARGRIVQDAAGQPVRAAGILLDATARGRAEAALRDSEATLTAVLESLPIGVNIADARGRIIRNNAAERELWGSPPETPGWEHYAEWVGFWPETGARIQAHEWAMARALLHGEVVRGELVECRRFGTGEPRIFLNNAAPIRDAAGAIVGAVTAEFDITDRRRAAAALAASEAQLRTIVETVPVGLVMAEFPSGRIVGGNAYVETLLRHPVRRSPDIDGYDEWVAFHADGSRVDGHEYPLARMALHGEENPSIEVQYQRGDGTRAWTRIMGRPVRDETGRITGGVVALVDVDGERRAREALTESEAQLRLALEAGRMGLWTWDLAEDRLQWDARQFELFGIDPKDGEPTGTAALARVHPEDRPGLRAAIEATLAPGATVSNHEFRIVLPGGGVRWLASHWHVTAAPDGRGVRLVGLNFDVTERREAAEVLAREAAQLEQLAEQRAQALAESELRLAEAARMEALGRLAGGIAHDFNNVLQAVQGRLLLAERRLGRDIDAVRQHLDRAVEATARGTAVTGRLLAFARRDVLRAEAIAPAPLLEGLAEMLRPTLGADITLRVEAEPALPTLLADRGQLEAVLVNLANNARDAMANGGTLVLRAEALPAPGPDAPPELAPEAYLRLAVADDGEGMPPDVLARVAEPFFTTKPKGKGTGLGLAMARGFAGQSGGALVIASAPGVGTTVSLWLPQFAVAGMAVPPTSAPAEAGGATAETQATVLVVEDNADIREILMAELTERGFVVTETEHAAAALALLDGGLRPDAVVTDLTMPGELDGLGLVEEARSRLPRLPAVLVTGHAGSAASQRLAAAERGGPFAMVRKPASPTVLAERLDRVLGQGRRGLVAS from the coding sequence GTGCTGCCCGGGGCCGCCGCGCTGCTGCTGGGCCTCGGCACGCTGCTCGCCCTGCGCCTGCAGCTCCACGCGGGCAGCGAGGCGCTGGCGACGATCGGCGAGGCCGGGGACCCGGCCCTGGCGCAGGTGCTCCGCGACGCGACACGGGCCCATGGCCAGGCAACGCAGCTGGCGGGCCTGGCGGGGCTGGGCAGCCTTGGCCTGATGCTGCTGGCCCTGCTGGCGACGGATCGGTCGGCACGGGCGCATCGCCGGGCCATGGCGGCCCTGGCCGGCAACGAGAGCCGCCTGCGGCTGGCGACCGAGGCCGCGGAGCTCGGCACCTGGGAGCTGGATCTCATCGCCGGGCACGGCACCCGCTCGCCCGCCTCGGTGGCACTGCTCGGCGGCGCCCCGGCGCGGTTCACCGCGGCGGGCTGGGCCGAAGCCATCGATCCGCGCGACCGCCCGGACGCCGCCGCGACCTGGGCGCGCGCCCTCGCCGACGGCCTGCCCTTCGAGATGACGTTCCGTCCCGCCGCCCATGCCGCCGGCACGGAGGAACGCTGGCTGGTCGCCCGCGGCCGGATCGTGCAAGACGCCGCCGGGCAGCCGGTCCGGGCCGCGGGCATCCTGCTCGACGCAACGGCGCGCGGGCGGGCCGAGGCGGCGTTGCGCGACAGCGAGGCGACGCTGACCGCCGTGCTGGAATCGCTGCCGATCGGCGTCAACATCGCCGACGCGCGCGGACGGATCATCCGCAACAACGCCGCCGAGCGCGAGCTGTGGGGCTCTCCGCCGGAAACGCCGGGCTGGGAACATTACGCGGAGTGGGTGGGCTTCTGGCCGGAGACGGGCGCGCGCATCCAGGCGCATGAATGGGCGATGGCGCGGGCGCTGCTGCACGGCGAGGTGGTGCGCGGCGAACTGGTGGAATGCCGGCGCTTCGGCACCGGGGAGCCCCGCATCTTCCTCAACAACGCCGCGCCGATCCGCGACGCGGCGGGCGCCATCGTCGGCGCGGTGACCGCCGAGTTCGATATCACCGACCGCCGCCGTGCCGCGGCGGCGCTGGCCGCGAGCGAGGCGCAGCTGCGCACCATCGTCGAGACGGTGCCGGTCGGGCTGGTGATGGCCGAGTTCCCCTCCGGCCGCATCGTCGGCGGCAACGCCTATGTCGAGACGCTGCTGCGCCATCCGGTGCGGCGCTCCCCCGACATCGACGGCTATGACGAGTGGGTCGCCTTCCACGCCGATGGCAGCCGGGTGGACGGGCACGAATACCCGCTCGCCCGCATGGCGCTGCACGGCGAGGAAAATCCGTCGATCGAGGTGCAGTACCAGCGCGGCGACGGCACCCGCGCCTGGACGCGCATCATGGGCCGGCCGGTGCGCGACGAGACCGGCCGGATCACCGGCGGCGTGGTGGCGCTGGTGGACGTGGACGGGGAACGGCGCGCCCGCGAAGCGTTGACCGAGAGCGAGGCGCAGCTGCGCCTGGCGCTGGAGGCGGGGCGCATGGGGCTGTGGACCTGGGACCTCGCCGAGGACCGCCTGCAATGGGACGCGCGGCAATTCGAGCTGTTCGGGATCGACCCGAAGGACGGCGAGCCCACCGGCACGGCGGCGCTGGCGCGGGTGCATCCCGAAGACCGGCCTGGGCTACGGGCGGCGATCGAGGCCACCCTCGCGCCCGGAGCCACGGTGTCGAACCACGAATTCCGCATCGTCCTGCCGGGCGGCGGGGTGCGCTGGCTGGCCTCGCACTGGCACGTCACCGCCGCCCCGGATGGACGCGGCGTCCGCCTGGTCGGGCTCAATTTCGATGTCACCGAGCGGCGCGAGGCGGCGGAGGTGCTGGCGCGCGAGGCGGCGCAACTGGAACAGCTCGCCGAGCAGCGCGCACAGGCGCTGGCCGAGAGCGAGCTGCGCCTGGCCGAGGCGGCGCGGATGGAGGCGCTGGGGCGGCTGGCCGGCGGCATCGCGCACGACTTCAACAACGTCCTGCAGGCGGTGCAGGGACGGTTGCTGCTGGCGGAGCGGCGGCTCGGCCGCGACATCGACGCGGTCCGCCAGCATCTCGACCGCGCGGTCGAGGCGACGGCGCGCGGCACCGCGGTGACCGGACGCCTGCTCGCCTTCGCCCGCCGCGACGTGCTGCGCGCCGAGGCGATCGCGCCGGCGCCGCTGCTGGAGGGCCTGGCCGAGATGCTCCGCCCGACCCTGGGCGCCGACATCACGCTGCGCGTCGAGGCGGAGCCGGCGCTGCCGACGCTGCTGGCCGATCGCGGGCAACTGGAGGCGGTGCTGGTCAACCTGGCCAACAATGCCCGTGACGCCATGGCGAACGGCGGCACGCTGGTGCTGCGCGCCGAGGCGCTGCCTGCCCCCGGCCCGGACGCCCCGCCGGAGCTGGCGCCGGAGGCCTATCTGCGGCTTGCGGTCGCGGACGATGGCGAAGGCATGCCGCCGGACGTGCTGGCGCGGGTGGCCGAACCGTTCTTCACCACCAAGCCGAAAGGCAAGGGCACCGGGTTGGGCCTGGCCATGGCGCGTGGCTTCGCCGGGCAGTCCGGCGGGGCGCTGGTGATCGCCAGCGCCCCCGGGGTGGGCACCACCGTGTCACTGTGGCTGCCGCAATTCGCGGTGGCAGGCATGGCCGTCCCCCCGACCAGCGCGCCGGCGGAGGCCGGCGGCGCCACGGCGGAGACCCAGGCGACCGTGCTGGTGGTGGAGGACAACGCGGATATCCGCGAGATCCTGATGGCGGAACTGACCGAGCGGGGCTTCGTGGTGACGGAGACCGAGCACGCGGCCGCCGCGCTCGCGTTGCTTGACGGGGGGCTGCGGCCGGATGCGGTGGTGACCGACCTGACCATGCCGGGCGAGCTGGACGGGCTGGGGCTGGTGGAAGAGGCGCGCAGCCGCCTGCCGCGCCTGCCGGCGGTGCTGGTCACCGGACACGCGGGATCGGCGGCATCGCAACGGCTGGCGGCGGCCGAGCGCGGTGGCCCTTTCGCCATGGTGCGCAAGCCCGCTTCCCCCACCGTGCTGGCCGAGCGCCTGGATCGGGTGCTCGGCCAGGGCCGGCGCGGCCTGGTCGCGTCCTGA
- a CDS encoding SDR family oxidoreductase, producing the protein MSLPLPAPAADHPPRDRVMPVLGPFRCDPQEFAGRRALVTGGTQGIGAAIRRRLQAGGARVATAARSPVPDWQGEAPELFIQADLSTAEGAAAVAAAVRERLGGLDLLVHVVGGSAAPAGGFARLDDEIWGQELARNLFPALRLDRAFVPGMIAQGAGVVLHVSSIQRSLPLHDATLAYAAAKAALTTYSKGLAQEVGRHGVRVNAIAPGFIETAAAARLIGRLAGQQGVTEDAARQGLMQSLGGIPIGRPGTPEEVAELAAFLASDRAASIHGAEFRIDGGTVPTV; encoded by the coding sequence ATGTCGCTCCCGCTTCCAGCCCCCGCGGCAGACCATCCGCCGCGTGACCGGGTGATGCCGGTCCTTGGCCCCTTCCGCTGCGATCCGCAGGAATTCGCCGGACGGCGCGCGCTCGTCACCGGCGGCACCCAGGGCATCGGCGCGGCGATCCGGCGCCGCCTGCAGGCCGGCGGCGCGCGTGTGGCAACAGCCGCCCGCAGCCCGGTGCCGGACTGGCAGGGCGAAGCGCCGGAGCTGTTCATCCAGGCCGATCTCAGCACGGCCGAGGGCGCGGCCGCCGTCGCCGCCGCGGTGCGGGAACGGCTCGGCGGCCTGGACCTGCTGGTGCACGTGGTCGGCGGCTCCGCGGCGCCGGCCGGCGGCTTTGCCCGGCTCGACGACGAGATCTGGGGGCAGGAGCTGGCGCGGAACCTGTTTCCCGCCCTGCGCCTCGACCGCGCCTTCGTGCCGGGCATGATCGCGCAGGGAGCGGGCGTGGTGCTGCATGTCTCCTCCATCCAGCGCAGCCTGCCTTTGCACGACGCCACGCTGGCCTACGCCGCCGCCAAGGCGGCGCTGACGACGTACAGCAAGGGGCTGGCTCAGGAGGTCGGGCGGCACGGCGTGCGGGTCAACGCGATCGCGCCCGGCTTCATCGAGACGGCGGCGGCGGCGCGGCTGATCGGGCGGCTGGCGGGACAACAGGGCGTGACCGAAGACGCGGCACGGCAAGGATTGATGCAATCGCTTGGAGGCATTCCGATCGGCCGCCCCGGCACGCCGGAGGAGGTCGCGGAACTCGCCGCCTTCCTGGCGTCGGATCGGGCGGCCTCGATCCACGGCGCCGAATTCCGCATCGACGGCGGCACCGTGCCGACGGTCTGA
- a CDS encoding winged helix-turn-helix transcriptional regulator yields the protein MTRTHEKVGYLPESKPSAADRVEQALKFLEGRWKLVILFRLFGGKVLRFSELEKAIPAVSQKMLIQQLRQMEADGIVRRIVHHQVPPKVEYCLTDWGQALCPALDALLKWAEAREHPAT from the coding sequence ATGACAAGAACGCACGAAAAAGTTGGATACTTACCTGAAAGTAAGCCCTCGGCGGCGGATCGTGTCGAACAGGCGCTGAAATTCCTGGAAGGACGCTGGAAGCTGGTGATCTTGTTCCGGCTGTTCGGCGGCAAGGTGCTGCGATTCTCCGAACTGGAGAAAGCGATTCCGGCGGTGTCGCAGAAGATGCTGATCCAGCAGTTGCGGCAGATGGAAGCCGACGGCATCGTGCGCCGCATCGTCCATCACCAGGTGCCGCCGAAGGTCGAGTATTGCCTGACCGACTGGGGCCAGGCCCTGTGCCCGGCCCTGGATGCGCTGCTCAAATGGGCGGAAGCGCGCGAACACCCCGCCACCTGA
- a CDS encoding VOC family protein gives MLDHVFLSVSDIDRSVAFYRQALTPLGITDRLDYDGRNGPPGHPDLKGFGCKGRMVFWLRQGQADGRAAHVGFVAGSRAEVDAAYAAAIAAGATDNGSPGPRLHYDPRYYAANVLDPDGYSLEFVYKSWQHPSA, from the coding sequence ATGCTCGATCACGTCTTCCTCTCGGTCAGCGACATCGACCGGTCGGTCGCCTTCTACCGGCAGGCGCTGACACCTCTCGGGATCACCGACCGCCTCGACTACGATGGCCGCAACGGCCCGCCGGGGCACCCGGATCTCAAGGGCTTCGGCTGCAAGGGCCGCATGGTCTTCTGGCTGCGCCAGGGACAGGCCGACGGCCGGGCCGCGCATGTCGGCTTCGTTGCCGGATCCCGCGCCGAGGTCGATGCCGCCTACGCCGCGGCGATCGCCGCCGGCGCGACCGACAACGGCTCGCCGGGGCCGCGGCTGCATTACGATCCCCGCTACTATGCCGCCAACGTGCTCGACCCGGACGGCTACAGTCTCGAATTCGTCTACAAGAGCTGGCAACACCCGTCGGCCTGA
- a CDS encoding MarR family winged helix-turn-helix transcriptional regulator, translating to MATDVSPAVIDPIRAASRRLVRELGFMRGTLAGTELPPSAVHALLEIEARATMTAGDLAQSLALEKSSVSRMLRKLVLAGLVREAPGVPDGRTKALTLTHKGQAVAAGIHDFARRQVATALRRLSVPQQRSVLDGLRLYADALGDGNGTCDMPPVRIETGYSPGALARCVELHALTYARIAGFGRAFEATVAGGLAAFAGRLDRPCNQLWRAMQAGRVLGTIAIDGEDLGPGIAHLRWFIVEDGIRGGGLGRRLLAEALAFCDQQDFPETQLWTFRGLDAARHLYESHGFVLAEERPGRQWGEEVLEQRFVRQRA from the coding sequence ATGGCGACGGACGTTTCCCCGGCTGTGATCGACCCGATCCGGGCGGCCTCGCGCCGGCTGGTGCGCGAGCTGGGCTTCATGCGCGGCACGCTGGCCGGCACGGAGCTGCCACCCTCGGCGGTGCATGCGCTGCTGGAGATCGAGGCGCGCGCGACGATGACGGCCGGTGATCTCGCGCAAAGCCTGGCGCTGGAGAAATCCAGCGTCAGCCGCATGCTGCGCAAGCTGGTCCTCGCGGGCCTTGTCCGCGAGGCGCCCGGCGTGCCGGACGGGCGGACCAAGGCGCTGACCCTGACCCACAAGGGCCAGGCCGTGGCGGCGGGGATCCATGACTTCGCCCGCCGGCAGGTGGCGACGGCGCTGCGGCGGCTGTCCGTCCCGCAGCAACGCAGCGTGCTGGATGGGCTGCGGCTCTATGCGGACGCGCTCGGGGACGGCAACGGCACCTGCGACATGCCGCCGGTCCGGATCGAGACGGGATATTCCCCGGGCGCGCTGGCGCGCTGCGTGGAGCTGCATGCCCTGACCTACGCGCGGATCGCCGGGTTCGGCCGCGCCTTCGAGGCGACGGTGGCCGGTGGGCTGGCGGCATTCGCCGGGCGGCTGGACCGGCCCTGCAACCAGCTATGGCGGGCGATGCAGGCCGGGCGGGTGCTCGGCACCATCGCCATCGACGGTGAGGACCTGGGACCCGGCATCGCGCATCTGCGCTGGTTCATTGTCGAGGACGGGATCCGCGGCGGCGGGCTCGGCCGCCGGCTGCTGGCCGAAGCGCTGGCATTCTGCGACCAGCAGGATTTTCCCGAGACACAGCTGTGGACGTTCCGCGGCCTGGACGCGGCCCGGCATCTCTACGAAAGCCACGGCTTCGTGCTGGCCGAGGAGCGTCCGGGCCGGCAATGGGGCGAGGAGGTGCTGGAACAGCGCTTCGTGCGCCAGCGGGCCTGA
- a CDS encoding cobalamin-dependent protein (Presence of a B(12) (cobalamin)-binding domain implies dependence on cobalamin itself, in one of its several forms, or in some unusual lineages, dependence on a cobalamin-like analog.), with product MVASRISCNIQPTGGAAVKQAWAAYLTGYLKNAGYTDVVFIDAMTNHLSDEQVRARLIALKPDIVGATAITPVIYKAEGVLRLAKELDPDCVAVLGGIHWHLHVPAGLDRGPLDRCGGARSRRRVLHPY from the coding sequence ATGGTGGCCTCACGAATCAGTTGCAACATACAACCAACTGGCGGCGCCGCTGTAAAGCAGGCCTGGGCGGCGTACCTGACCGGCTACCTGAAGAACGCCGGCTACACCGACGTCGTGTTCATCGACGCCATGACCAACCATCTCAGCGACGAGCAGGTGCGGGCCCGACTGATCGCGCTGAAGCCCGACATCGTCGGCGCCACCGCGATCACGCCGGTGATCTACAAGGCCGAGGGGGTGCTCAGGCTTGCCAAGGAGCTTGATCCGGACTGCGTGGCGGTGCTCGGCGGCATCCACTGGCACCTTCATGTACCAGCAGGTCTTGACCGAGGCCCCCTGGATCGATGCGGTGGTGCGCGATCACGGCGTCGGGTTCTTCATCCTTACTGA
- a CDS encoding B12-binding domain-containing radical SAM protein produces the protein MTEAPWIDAVVRDHGVGFFILTDEEPTIHRKKFIEFCEEMEKRNLPVLWGINTRVTDILRDEALLPFYRRAGLIHVSLGTEAAAQLKLDLFNKETTIAQNRKATGLLRKNGIVAEAQFIVGLENETPETLEQTYP, from the coding sequence TTGACCGAGGCCCCCTGGATCGATGCGGTGGTGCGCGATCACGGCGTCGGGTTCTTCATCCTTACTGACGAGGAGCCTACCATCCACCGTAAGAAGTTCATCGAATTCTGCGAGGAGATGGAAAAGCGCAACCTGCCCGTGTTGTGGGGGATCAATACCCGCGTCACCGACATCCTGCGCGATGAGGCGCTGCTGCCGTTCTACCGCCGCGCCGGGTTGATCCATGTCTCGCTCGGCACCGAGGCGGCGGCGCAGCTCAAGCTCGACCTGTTCAACAAGGAAACCACCATCGCGCAGAACAGGAAGGCGACCGGGCTGCTGCGCAAGAACGGCATCGTCGCCGAGGCGCAGTTCATCGTCGGGCTGGAGAACGAAACCCCCGAGACGCTGGAACAGACCTACCCATGA
- a CDS encoding class I SAM-dependent methyltransferase produces the protein MRQDASDGWNESAAAWIEEQSPGGDYGRRYVLDAPMLARIRGRGFVTALDVGCGEGRFCRMMQSEGLRTVGIDPTEPLLWRARQLDAGGDYRLGRAETLDVADGEFDLVVSYLTLIDIPDLATALRRMVAVLRPGGTLLIANLTSFNTAGMPGGWIRDGNDEARFCIDHYLQERAVWLSWRGISIRNWHRPLGTYMGLLLEAGMLLRYFAEPEPHGGDPQHAERYRRVPYFHIMEWEKPLA, from the coding sequence ATGAGACAAGATGCCTCCGATGGATGGAACGAATCCGCCGCGGCCTGGATCGAGGAGCAAAGCCCCGGCGGGGATTACGGCCGCCGCTACGTGCTCGATGCGCCGATGCTCGCACGGATCCGCGGCCGTGGCTTCGTCACCGCGCTGGATGTCGGCTGCGGCGAAGGCCGTTTCTGCCGCATGATGCAAAGCGAGGGTCTGCGTACCGTCGGCATCGATCCGACCGAGCCGCTGTTGTGGCGGGCCCGGCAGCTCGATGCCGGGGGCGATTACCGGCTCGGCCGGGCGGAGACGCTCGACGTGGCGGATGGGGAATTTGATCTTGTCGTCAGCTACCTGACGTTGATCGACATTCCCGATCTCGCCACGGCGCTGAGGCGGATGGTCGCGGTGCTGCGGCCGGGCGGCACGTTGCTGATCGCCAATCTCACCAGCTTCAACACCGCCGGCATGCCGGGTGGCTGGATCCGTGACGGCAATGATGAAGCCCGTTTCTGCATCGATCATTACCTGCAGGAGCGTGCCGTCTGGCTGAGCTGGCGCGGCATCAGCATCCGCAACTGGCATCGTCCGCTCGGCACCTATATGGGGCTGTTGCTGGAAGCCGGAATGCTGTTGCGGTACTTCGCCGAGCCCGAGCCGCATGGTGGTGATCCGCAACATGCCGAGCGTTATCGGCGGGTGCCTTACTTCCACATCATGGAATGGGAAAAGCCGTTAGCCTGA
- a CDS encoding redoxin domain-containing protein: protein MMLTRRSGLAFLPALALPLLARPALAAPRIGAAAPDFTATDSNGRTVSLAALRGKVVVLEWTNDGCPFVAKWYRAGAMQQLQRDATARGAVWLSVISSAPGEQGYADGTRANDLTRSRNAAPTHVLLDPTGTLGHLYGAETTPHVFVITPTGTLAYMGGADSIASTRVEDLTRAEPYAREAITAVLDNRPVARTVTRPYGCTVKYAS, encoded by the coding sequence ATGATGCTGACCCGCCGGTCCGGCCTCGCTTTTCTCCCCGCACTGGCCCTGCCATTGCTGGCCCGGCCCGCGCTTGCGGCACCACGGATCGGCGCGGCCGCACCGGATTTCACCGCAACCGACAGCAACGGGCGAACCGTGAGCCTCGCCGCGCTGCGCGGGAAAGTGGTCGTGCTGGAATGGACCAATGACGGCTGCCCCTTCGTCGCGAAATGGTACCGCGCCGGCGCCATGCAGCAATTGCAACGGGACGCCACCGCGCGCGGGGCAGTGTGGCTGTCGGTGATCTCCTCCGCCCCCGGCGAACAAGGCTATGCCGACGGCACCCGCGCCAACGACCTCACCCGCAGCCGCAACGCCGCGCCCACCCACGTGCTGCTCGATCCCACCGGCACGCTCGGACATCTCTACGGCGCCGAAACCACGCCGCACGTCTTCGTCATCACCCCGACCGGCACGCTTGCCTACATGGGCGGCGCCGATAGCATCGCATCCACACGGGTCGAGGATCTGACCCGCGCCGAGCCCTACGCCCGCGAGGCCATCACGGCCGTACTGGACAACCGGCCGGTGGCGCGGACGGTGACGCGGCCTTATGGCTGCACGGTGAAATACGCGAGCTGA
- a CDS encoding protein-disulfide reductase DsbD family protein: protein MHRSVWLALVLLLLPVVARAVESAPATSPHAIVTLSAETDSYRPGEPFRLGLRFRLAPGWHVYWRNPGDAGSPPEIAWTLPQGATAGEIAWPAPGRETFGQVTSYVYSQEVVLPVRITPPPGDAPLEIAAAANWLVCEKICVPEEGQFRLTLPPGPAEPTPEAALFAAADRRLPQPSPFPASLAPDGQLHVSGQGLSATTVQDAWFFPDAWGGIDQNAPQTLQIGTEGLTLRLMPGPQFGPDRPLSGVLALRDPQGNESFLTLSATPLAASPPGVGAVEALLLALAGGLVLNLMPCVFPVLAMKALAIARLSGHARRTVRAQALGYTAGAVLAFLALGAALLGLRAAGTAIGWGFQFQSPLFVAVLAWLLFAMGLNLSGVYAIGGRFAGAGQDLAGRGDLLGSVATGALAVVVATPCTAPFMGSAMAAATVAPAPLALGVFAALGLGLALPYALLAAVPRLAGLLPRPGAWMEVLRQALAFPLYGAAIWLLWVASRQSGPDGVVLVAGGMGLLGLAAWALGLAQRTAGRGRRAAQGIALAAALAACALLPSLTASAGPAPGSADGSEPFSPARLAELRAAGRPVFVDMTAAWCVTCLVNEKVALAPREVRDAFAAHDVAYLKGDWTRQDPEITAFLRAAGRDGVPLYVYYPPRGEPVVLPQILTPALVLAQVQSQSSQN, encoded by the coding sequence GTGCATCGCTCCGTCTGGCTGGCACTTGTCCTGTTGCTGCTGCCCGTCGTGGCCCGGGCCGTCGAAAGCGCGCCGGCCACGAGCCCGCATGCGATCGTCACGCTGTCTGCGGAAACCGACAGCTATCGCCCGGGCGAGCCGTTCCGCCTCGGCCTGCGCTTCCGCCTCGCGCCGGGCTGGCATGTCTACTGGCGCAACCCGGGCGATGCCGGCAGCCCGCCGGAGATCGCCTGGACCCTGCCGCAGGGCGCCACCGCCGGAGAGATCGCCTGGCCCGCGCCGGGGCGTGAAACCTTCGGTCAGGTCACCAGCTACGTCTACAGCCAGGAGGTGGTGCTGCCGGTCCGCATCACCCCGCCCCCCGGCGACGCGCCGCTGGAGATCGCCGCCGCAGCGAACTGGCTGGTGTGCGAGAAGATCTGCGTGCCGGAGGAAGGGCAGTTCCGCCTGACCCTGCCGCCCGGCCCGGCCGAACCGACGCCCGAGGCGGCCCTGTTCGCCGCCGCCGACCGCCGCCTGCCGCAGCCCAGCCCCTTCCCGGCCAGCCTCGCGCCGGACGGGCAGTTGCACGTCTCCGGCCAGGGCCTCTCGGCGACCACCGTGCAGGATGCCTGGTTCTTCCCCGATGCCTGGGGCGGCATCGACCAGAATGCGCCGCAGACGCTGCAGATCGGGACCGAGGGGCTGACCCTGCGCCTGATGCCGGGCCCGCAATTCGGCCCAGACCGGCCGCTCAGCGGCGTGCTGGCGCTGCGGGATCCGCAGGGCAACGAAAGCTTCCTGACCCTGAGCGCCACCCCCCTGGCCGCCTCTCCCCCCGGCGTGGGCGCCGTCGAGGCGCTGCTGCTGGCATTGGCGGGCGGGCTGGTGCTCAATCTGATGCCCTGCGTCTTCCCCGTGCTGGCGATGAAGGCGCTGGCGATCGCCCGGCTCTCCGGCCATGCCCGCCGCACGGTGCGCGCGCAGGCGCTCGGCTATACGGCCGGGGCGGTGCTCGCCTTCCTCGCTTTGGGCGCCGCACTGCTCGGGCTGCGCGCGGCCGGCACGGCGATCGGCTGGGGATTCCAGTTCCAGTCGCCGCTGTTCGTGGCGGTGCTGGCCTGGCTGCTGTTCGCGATGGGGCTCAATCTCTCCGGCGTCTACGCCATCGGCGGCCGCTTCGCCGGCGCCGGCCAGGATCTTGCCGGACGCGGCGACCTGCTCGGCAGCGTCGCCACCGGCGCCCTCGCCGTGGTGGTCGCGACCCCCTGCACCGCGCCGTTCATGGGCAGCGCCATGGCTGCGGCCACGGTGGCACCGGCCCCGCTCGCCCTCGGCGTTTTCGCGGCCCTGGGGCTGGGCCTCGCGCTGCCATACGCGCTGCTCGCCGCGGTGCCGCGCCTCGCCGGCCTGCTGCCCCGGCCGGGCGCCTGGATGGAGGTGCTGCGCCAGGCACTCGCCTTCCCGCTCTACGGCGCCGCCATCTGGTTGCTCTGGGTGGCGAGCCGGCAGAGCGGGCCGGACGGCGTGGTGCTGGTGGCGGGCGGCATGGGGCTGCTCGGCCTCGCCGCCTGGGCGCTCGGGCTGGCGCAGCGCACCGCCGGCCGGGGCCGGCGCGCCGCCCAGGGAATCGCGCTGGCCGCCGCCCTCGCCGCCTGCGCCCTGCTGCCGTCCCTGACCGCCAGCGCCGGCCCCGCCCCGGGCTCCGCCGACGGCAGCGAGCCCTTCTCCCCGGCCAGGCTTGCCGAATTGCGGGCGGCGGGGCGGCCGGTCTTCGTCGACATGACCGCCGCGTGGTGCGTGACCTGCCTGGTGAACGAAAAAGTCGCGCTGGCGCCACGCGAGGTCCGCGACGCCTTCGCCGCGCACGACGTCGCCTATCTCAAGGGCGACTGGACGCGCCAGGATCCGGAGATCACCGCCTTCCTGCGCGCTGCCGGCCGCGACGGCGTGCCGCTCTATGTCTATTATCCGCCGCGGGGCGAGCCGGTCGTGCTGCCGCAGATCCTCACGCCGGCGCTCGTGCTCGCCCAGGTGCAGTCGCAGTCATCGCAAAACTGA